One Triticum urartu cultivar G1812 unplaced genomic scaffold, Tu2.1 TuUngrouped_contig_5984, whole genome shotgun sequence genomic window, AAAGTAAAAACAAAAATTcagggggggccccccccccccctggtgGCAATCAGCGCCGACGATGAGAGATTTTTGGGACAACGAGACTACCTGCCAATAGAGGGGTGTAACCCCTTGTCTCCGCAACTCTGTATAAAAAAGAAATGCATAGTACTTGCATGGCATTGTCTAGTTAAGAGATATTACTAAAATATAGGAGAAATAATATAGAGAACTCGTATATAGACAATCAATGGGGAAAACTGAAAGATTTTGAGAGATAATCTTTGTAGATCATTGTCCATACGAAAATTTAGACCTATGAGCCATGCTAGCGGTGCTTGTACCTAGAAAAATACAATGTGCCCCTTCCTATGTGTAGATCTTATATAGAAAAACCCCATAGTGAGTCAGTAATTACTATTTTTTTCGTGTGCATGTGTGCTTCCACATCATCCAAACTGTTGTAGCCATTGGATTAGCTAGCTTAGTCAAATAACATCCATCCGATCTGAAGATGAGTCTCTACCTTTCAACATGCACGGTAGATTTTAAATGCCAGCACAGTTAACTTATGACTTGctcaactttttatattattattttgtGTTTGTTTCTACATAGCATAATTTAGATCTTACTGGTGAATTTATATTGTGTAGTACAATATTTAGACCTCAAATCTCTAATTACATTCCAGCGGGGTATATTGTAGTATGTAATCAGGCTCTGCTCCTGAGTGTGGACATGCTGAACCCATGGGCATATGAGCCCACTTTTTAAAAAAATGCATTTTAAACACATTTTAAAATgtaaaaaaatcaaaagaaaattccACGCATATATCTTCGCAACATGTGTGCGCGGCACAAAGTTTTATGAAAAAAATGTCTTGGTTTTGCCCCCGCAAAAAAAGATCAGTGCTTCTCAATAGCGTTCCACGACACATGGAATTTGAAGATGTATGCATGAGacttttttcagatttttttgacaTTTAGAAATAAGTTTTCCAAAGTGGGTTCATATGCCCATGGGGTTCATCCATGCACTTTCCCTCTGCTCCTCTCTTTATTCAATGAAAAGCTGCACTGCGAACTAATTCGGCTCTAAGTAACTACTCACTGGCCTCGTACAACAGTAAGGTTACTAAATTTGTGTTACTCCTTTGAGTTTATCAAATGTACCACATTTTTGTTCTATTTTTCATTTTCACATCCAAGCTATTAATTGATATAATTACACTGGTCAGTATGGGTGATAAGTTTCCTATACAAAACAGTTTTGCGTCGTTTACTTTCTGTAATCAAGTCGCCCGAGCCACGAGTAAGATTACTTGTATCATCAACAGAACATGAATGTATACCCTAACAACACCGGGAAGGTAGCTTGATGTAACTGATATACCCACGGCATGCGTGTTGAGAGATCTGGCAACCAACATAACAGTGAAGGCTTATCGGCTGTGGCTCTTCATGTATTTTTGTCTTGTGTTTGTTGAGAGTTGCTGAGATTGGTTGTAAGATTGAGCGATGAGCCCAGCTTTACAACATTGTGGACGCGCAAGAACTCACGGTATGTGAGGGAACGGTAGCGCATGGGGTTTCCTTCACCAATGAACTCCTCCGAGGGCCCGATGAGGCAGTCCGCATCCGGCTCGATGAAAACCGCCACCGACATTCGTGGCATCACTGAGTTAGTCATCACCCGGTGCTCTATGCTCTTCAGCACCCCGTTGGTTACGACCTGCAAGAAACAACCAACATATAATGATGACTGATCCCATAGACAAACTGGAATGAGCAACTTAAGCCAACCAGATCAATCATTGATGCATTAACTCAAGTTGCAAGCCGAAGTTGACGACAAAGGCATTTGGCATAGGCTCCACGTTAATCCAATCACCCTTGTAGGAGACTTGGAGACCGGGGACTACACCAGGTAGGAGTAGGGTGATGAGGTTCCGATCGCAGTGTGGCGGTAGCCCGAGCGCGAGGCTCGAGTCCGAGCACCTTGGGTAATGGTTGAGGGAGATGGTGGTATCACCGCAGCTGAGGGCCCCATCGAAGTAGTCAGGGTGGAGCCCCATGCCCTCGCTCAGAAGCCGCAGTAGCTCCATGCCCACACCTCTTGTCAACAGGAAGAACGTCTCGACAACTTCTCTGTAGCCAAAGGCAAGCCAATTCACAAGGAAGAAACTCACTTCTCCACCATGCATGGATGCTCAATTGCTTGTGATCGATGGATATATAGGTAAAATTCTTGGGGATTTTTGGCCCATGAACTAAGTAATTCCTAGATAAATCTCGAAGGCCTATGTGCGATTACATGACGGCGTGAAAATATATTACCGAAGGCTTTGGGGCTTATCGGGCCAGTGATTCTTGCTGTCTCCCACGGGGAAGGTGGAGGCAAGGCGGAGGCAGTCCAGCCAGTACTTGTCGCCGCCGGTGTTGAAGGTGGTGCCAGAGAAAAGCCGGTTGGGCTTGCGTCTGTCGTCCGAGTAGAAGGGTGCCACGTCCAGCACCGGGAGGCGGAAGAACTCCTCGCACACCGCCTCCATGTCCCGCATCGCATGCTCAGGAACGCCGTGGTTGACCACCTACatgcatgtacacgtatgtaatCAAAAAGAAGAAATTGAAAAGAGGAGGAAGACCCTGGCCTCTGCATCATCATGATGCACACTACATAATCAAATGCCAGTAGCAAATTAGATGGTTGGACCGACCAGGAAGAAGCCCAGCTCCTTGCCGGCGTCGAGAATGGCGCGGCGGACCTCATCGTGACTGAGGGAGAGGTCGACAACGGGGAGGGAGACGGCCGGTGGCGGGGCGAGAAGCTCGTGGGACGAGGCGGAGGAGAGCAGTTTGGCCATGCGAATGGTGATGTGTGGAGTGGAACACGCACACGCCAAGAACTAACAGGAGTACACTTGCTACCTGGCACGCTCTTTAATTTATAGGCGTGGAGTATTAAATTGTGTGGGTCGGAGATCTCTATCAGCTA contains:
- the LOC125529970 gene encoding 2'-deoxymugineic-acid 2'-dioxygenase-like, whose protein sequence is MAKLLSSASSHELLAPPPAVSLPVVDLSLSHDEVRRAILDAGKELGFFLVVNHGVPEHAMRDMEAVCEEFFRLPVLDVAPFYSDDRRKPNRLFSGTTFNTGGDKYWLDCLRLASTFPVGDSKNHWPDKPQSLREVVETFFLLTRGVGMELLRLLSEGMGLHPDYFDGALSCGDTTISLNHYPRCSDSSLALGLPPHCDRNLITLLLPGVVPGLQVSYKGDWINVEPMPNAFVVNFGLQLEVVTNGVLKSIEHRVMTNSVMPRMSVAVFIEPDADCLIGPSEEFIGEGNPMRYRSLTYREFLRVHNVVKLGSSLNLTTNLSNSQQTQDKNT